The following nucleotide sequence is from Nitratidesulfovibrio termitidis HI1.
GGTCGCGTGGCAAAGGTCCAGCCAGAGTGTGCGCAGACAAGAAGCCTCGAACGCCAGGGAGTCTAGCAGGGGACACCGACAACATCGCGTGCGTAGAAGCGTGTGACGCCGGGCTTTGACGGCGGCACATGCGTCGCAACGGGCGGATGGATAAAGACACCCAAGTGAAGTCGGGGCAACGGGAGATTCGCGCGCATCGCATTCCCGTCGGCAGATCGCCCGAAGGCGCCTTACGCCGAAGGGAAGCTGCCGACGAAAGGAGTGCGGCGCAGGATACGTCGGGGGGTCCAGGACTTCAGCCGTTAGGCGAGCGCGAAGATCGACCCGAAGGGCGCGAAGCGTGGCCGTTGGCGAGCTTGCGAGCCGTACGGCCATCGTACGCAACGCGCGAGTCTTACGGATGAAGATAGCAGAGCTGGCGAAGCGCCCCCGGAGCGCGGGGATGCAAGGGGCCGCCGCTATGCGGCCCCTTGCCCGCCGGAGGCATAACGAAATCAAGGGGAGTCAAAGGGGCAGGACTGTCTTCGTAGAAGCCGTACCCATCGAAGGGCATCCCCCCTCATTCCCCGCCGGAGGCATAACGAAATCAGGCGTGGTCAACAGTGCACGACTGGCTTCGTAGAAACCGGGTACAACCGCGCACGACATATCCCTCCCTTCCCCCTCTGCGTCCGCTCCCATACCCTATTACCCCCGCCAACAGCCCCCCCCCTGTTGCCCCCCGCCGCAAGAGATATTACCTAGTCCTTCGCCGCGTTGCGCAACACAACGCCCCACCCGCAAACCTTCGCGGTCTCGCCGCCGCAGCACATACGGGCATCTTCCCCGAAAGGAACATCCACATGGACAAACTCGACTTCGAGACCACCAGTTGCTGGGAAGCCTACGCCAGCGACGAGCATCAGACCGCCATGCGCGAACTGGCCGACCGCTACGTGGACTTTCTGTCCCGCTGCAAGACCGAGCGCGAAACCGTGGACTACGTGGTCACGCGGCTGCGCGCGGCGGGCTACACGGAAAACTTCGCCCACGACAAGGTCTACCGGGTGTTCAAGGGCAAGACCGTGTTCATCGCCCGCAAGGGCCGCGCCCCGCTGTCGCAGGGCGTGCGGCTCATCGGCGCGCACGCGGACACCCCCCGCCTGGACCTGAAGCAGCGCCCGCTGCTGGAACAGGCGGGCATCGGCCAGGCCAAGACCCACTATTACGGCGGCATCCGCAAGTACCAGTGGCTGGCCCGCCCGCTGGCCCTGCACGGCGTGGTGGTGAAGGAAAACGGCGAATCGGTACGCATCACCCTGGGCGAAGACCCGGCGGAACCGGTGTTCACCATCGCCGACCTGCTGCCCCATCTGGCCCAGAAGCAGGCCGGGCAGACCATCGCCGACGCCTTCGAGGGCGAGAAGCTGAACATCGTGCTGGGGCACCGGCCCATGCCGAAGCCGGTGACGGAAGAAATCGCCGGTGATACTGCCACCCCTGCCGATGCACCCGCATCCGCGCCCGAAGCCGCCAACGGCAACGCCACCGCCGCCGACTGCACCGCCAAAAAGGACGCCCCCAAGGATCCGATCAAGGCGCGCATGCTGGCCCT
It contains:
- a CDS encoding aminopeptidase, producing MDKLDFETTSCWEAYASDEHQTAMRELADRYVDFLSRCKTERETVDYVVTRLRAAGYTENFAHDKVYRVFKGKTVFIARKGRAPLSQGVRLIGAHADTPRLDLKQRPLLEQAGIGQAKTHYYGGIRKYQWLARPLALHGVVVKENGESVRITLGEDPAEPVFTIADLLPHLAQKQAGQTIADAFEGEKLNIVLGHRPMPKPVTEEIAGDTATPADAPASAPEAANGNATAADCTAKKDAPKDPIKARMLALLHEKYAIREEDLYSAELQAVPAGPARYVGLDGSLIGGYGQDDRICVFAALEALLAAENPQQPQCVLFWDKEEIGSEGSTGAKSRFFEYCIEDLIAAWQPAARFSDVMLATRALSADVHAAIDPDWQELHEKLNAAVIGHGPCFCKFTGHRGKYEANDAHPEYVGWLRGVLNGSKIPWQMAELGRVDGGGGGTVAMYLAAYGMDIIDFGPAVLSMHSPFELSSMADLYATRLAYTAFLEK